In one window of Oceanococcus sp. HetDA_MAG_MS8 DNA:
- a CDS encoding NADH-quinone oxidoreductase subunit M, translating to MAALFADHLISWMIAVPVLGIAAVAFVREPVILHTALITTLLNLLLALGLWLGFDTSNQGMQFVERVEWMPTFGIQYAVGVDGISILLVLLTALLCPLCVLGSWVGIRTRLRAFMILILIVEAAMIVVFTALDAFLFFMLWEVTMIPMYFMIVLWGGPERAAAGLKYVIYSLIGSLLLLVGILGLSLEAGTFEILALAEHDYSPSAQTWIFAALFLGFAIKLPMIPFHTWLPDAHSEAPTAGSVLLAGVLLKMGGYGMIRFCLPIFPDVAIAFATPLLWLSVSAILYGGYMALAQSDLKRLVAYSSVSHMGFVTLGIFSFSREGVQGAILQMVTHGVTTGALFLIVGQLYDRTHSRAMADYGGLHQRMPRFVAILSLFAVASFGLPATSNFIGEFLILVGVSYEHFIFVVLAMGGIVLGAAYMLWMLQRVALGQPRTQAASQLTDLNLREMCTVVPLAAVVLGIGLYPGPLLQTMDASVNEIVAQIEMLRSASPSLP from the coding sequence ATGGCCGCTTTATTTGCCGATCATTTGATCAGTTGGATGATCGCCGTGCCGGTGCTCGGTATTGCCGCCGTTGCCTTTGTGCGCGAGCCAGTCATACTCCACACCGCCCTGATTACCACCTTGCTTAATCTGCTCCTGGCCCTGGGTTTGTGGCTGGGCTTCGACACCAGCAACCAGGGCATGCAGTTTGTTGAACGCGTGGAATGGATGCCAACCTTTGGCATTCAGTACGCCGTGGGAGTGGATGGCATCAGCATTCTGTTGGTATTGCTGACCGCCCTGCTCTGCCCTTTGTGTGTGTTGGGTTCCTGGGTCGGCATTCGCACCCGGCTACGCGCTTTCATGATCCTGATCTTGATCGTCGAAGCCGCGATGATTGTGGTGTTTACCGCGCTAGATGCCTTCTTATTTTTCATGCTCTGGGAAGTCACCATGATTCCCATGTATTTCATGATTGTTCTCTGGGGCGGTCCCGAGCGCGCGGCGGCCGGCCTCAAGTATGTGATTTACAGCCTGATTGGCAGCTTGCTCTTGCTGGTGGGGATCTTGGGGCTGTCGCTGGAAGCCGGCACCTTCGAGATTTTGGCATTGGCCGAGCACGACTATTCGCCCAGCGCGCAAACCTGGATTTTCGCTGCCTTGTTCCTCGGCTTTGCCATCAAGCTCCCGATGATCCCCTTTCACACCTGGTTACCGGACGCTCACTCCGAAGCGCCCACAGCCGGGAGCGTTCTGCTTGCTGGGGTTCTACTCAAAATGGGCGGCTACGGCATGATCCGCTTTTGCCTGCCCATTTTCCCCGACGTCGCCATTGCCTTTGCCACCCCTTTGCTCTGGCTTTCGGTGAGCGCCATCCTCTACGGCGGCTACATGGCCCTGGCCCAAAGCGATCTCAAGCGGTTGGTGGCCTATTCCTCGGTGTCCCACATGGGCTTTGTCACCCTGGGTATTTTTTCTTTCAGCCGCGAAGGTGTGCAAGGGGCCATACTGCAAATGGTGACGCACGGGGTGACCACCGGCGCCTTGTTCTTGATTGTGGGCCAGCTCTACGACCGCACGCATAGCCGAGCCATGGCTGACTACGGCGGTCTGCATCAACGCATGCCACGCTTTGTGGCCATATTAAGCCTCTTCGCCGTCGCCTCTTTCGGCCTTCCCGCCACCTCAAACTTCATTGGAGAGTTCTTGATTTTGGTGGGCGTATCCTACGAACACTTCATCTTCGTCGTTCTGGCCATGGGCGGCATTGTGCTGGGCGCGGCCTACATGCTCTGGATGCTCCAGCGGGTGGCCCTCGGGCAGCCCCGCACCCAGGCCGCCAGTCAGCTCACTGACCTCAACCTTCGTGAGATGTGCACGGTGGTGCCATTGGCCGCCGTAGTACTCGGTATTGGCCTCTACCCCGGCCCCCTACTGCAGACCATGGACGCAAGCGTGAACGAAATCGTGGCCCAGATCGAAATGCTGCGCTCCGCATCACCCTCATTGCCGTAG
- a CDS encoding NADH-quinone oxidoreductase subunit L produces the protein MMLIYTLIPTLPLAASLLLLVAGRRLEGKGHRIVIPAVAASFVLSLLAFTQVQAQGAIQLDLYQLFAVGDLVVDFGFYIDPLTVLILLLVTGVSSIVQVYAGRYMIGDRRHSRFFALTALFTAAMTFLVMSNNLLVTFIFWEVMGFCSYLLIAHYADRPSAIRAATKVFLVNSIADVGLSIGVILAFRNFGTLDIPEILALARSGAEFSPTAMTVMSLCLFMGAVGKSAQMPAHVWLPLAMEAPTPVSALIHAATMVNAGPFLLVRLSPVLVLSPSAMTVIAIVGGLTALFAAIVSLTQSDIKRSLAYSTMSQLGFMILLCGVGAFVAAIFHLIAHGFFKAFLFLSTGNSLAATKRRFAEHPEPPVPATQGLYIAALLLALLPPLVIFSAPYQHLWLSQNFSAASTLFWVVGLSTVFCTAIYVFKCINEVFRHSPAGPASQGSWVRPQFFHRRYLIGVALALGLWIAVLLAVWRWFVGYLSPYVGAAPMAVETSPGVGPALGVALAAAVLGWGLAWLRRDHAPGPNAASWNKRLYVFFLNKAYFDELYEAVIVRPSLAFAHWGWRVIDRGLIDRFILSVAPGSVAVAAWLARRIDRDIIDRQVESVGAGSVGMAHKLAEVIDTGALAHSVDQVARSVEKTGRQALRYEAHTLQHNLLVVVLLLVAALSFFYWFS, from the coding sequence GTGATGCTGATCTATACCCTCATCCCCACCCTGCCCCTGGCCGCATCGCTACTGTTGTTGGTGGCAGGTCGCCGGCTAGAAGGCAAAGGGCATCGAATCGTCATCCCCGCAGTCGCGGCGAGTTTTGTTCTGTCCTTGCTGGCCTTCACGCAAGTGCAAGCACAGGGCGCCATTCAGCTGGATCTTTACCAGCTGTTCGCTGTGGGCGATTTGGTGGTGGACTTTGGCTTTTATATCGACCCACTCACCGTACTCATCTTATTGCTGGTTACCGGCGTTAGCAGCATCGTGCAGGTCTATGCTGGGCGCTACATGATCGGCGACCGGCGGCATAGCCGCTTCTTTGCCCTCACCGCCCTGTTCACCGCAGCCATGACCTTTTTGGTGATGAGCAACAACTTGCTGGTGACCTTTATTTTTTGGGAGGTGATGGGCTTTTGCTCCTACTTGCTCATTGCTCATTACGCCGACCGCCCCTCAGCTATACGCGCGGCCACCAAGGTTTTTTTGGTGAATTCCATTGCGGATGTGGGCCTGAGCATCGGCGTGATTTTGGCATTCCGAAACTTTGGCACCTTGGATATTCCCGAGATCCTGGCCTTGGCGCGCTCCGGTGCGGAGTTTTCGCCCACCGCCATGACCGTGATGTCGCTGTGCTTATTCATGGGCGCGGTTGGTAAGTCGGCACAAATGCCTGCGCATGTGTGGCTACCCCTAGCCATGGAAGCGCCTACCCCGGTGTCGGCCCTTATTCATGCCGCCACCATGGTGAACGCCGGACCTTTTTTGCTGGTGCGACTCAGCCCCGTGCTGGTGCTATCACCGAGTGCCATGACGGTGATTGCTATTGTCGGTGGCCTGACCGCTCTTTTTGCGGCCATCGTCTCTTTGACCCAGAGCGACATCAAACGCAGTTTGGCTTACTCCACCATGAGTCAGCTGGGCTTCATGATTTTGCTCTGTGGTGTGGGCGCTTTTGTGGCGGCCATTTTCCACTTGATCGCACATGGCTTTTTCAAAGCCTTCTTATTCCTCTCCACTGGCAATTCACTGGCAGCCACCAAACGGCGCTTCGCCGAGCACCCAGAGCCCCCCGTTCCTGCCACTCAGGGCTTGTATATAGCCGCGCTCTTACTCGCTCTGCTACCCCCGCTTGTGATCTTCTCGGCGCCTTACCAACATTTATGGCTCTCGCAAAACTTCAGCGCAGCCTCCACGCTCTTTTGGGTGGTGGGCTTGAGCACCGTGTTTTGTACGGCCATCTATGTGTTCAAGTGCATTAACGAAGTCTTCCGCCACAGCCCTGCCGGGCCTGCCTCGCAAGGCAGCTGGGTACGACCCCAGTTCTTCCACCGGCGCTATCTCATCGGCGTTGCCCTGGCCCTGGGCTTGTGGATTGCTGTGTTGCTTGCAGTGTGGCGCTGGTTTGTGGGCTATTTGTCGCCTTATGTGGGCGCAGCGCCGATGGCGGTGGAGACCAGCCCAGGTGTTGGACCAGCGCTAGGGGTCGCTTTGGCCGCGGCGGTACTTGGCTGGGGGCTGGCTTGGCTGCGCCGGGATCATGCTCCGGGCCCCAACGCGGCAAGCTGGAACAAGCGCCTGTATGTGTTTTTCCTGAACAAGGCTTACTTCGATGAGCTCTATGAGGCGGTCATTGTCCGCCCTAGTCTGGCCTTTGCACATTGGGGCTGGCGGGTAATTGATCGGGGACTTATTGATCGCTTCATACTCTCGGTAGCACCGGGTTCGGTGGCCGTAGCCGCCTGGCTTGCCCGCCGCATTGACCGCGATATCATCGACCGCCAAGTGGAGTCGGTCGGTGCCGGCAGCGTAGGCATGGCTCACAAGTTAGCCGAGGTCATCGATACCGGAGCCCTCGCCCATTCGGTGGATCAGGTAGCGCGCAGCGTGGAGAAAACGGGCCGCCAGGCTCTGCGTTATGAGGCGCATACCCTGCAGCACAACCTCTTGGTGGTGGTGCTATTGCTGGTAGCGGCGCTGAGCTTTTTCTACTGGTTTAGTTAG
- a CDS encoding cation:proton antiporter subunit C — MLELIQTWAQRPNFIVFVILFLWGVYIMAVHPNLVKKLIGLYIVQTSAVFFLVAFSAKDGATVPVLDAKSAAQAAIDVGAYANPLPHVLTVTAIVVQVATLGVSLALVTGIYRRFGSLDEQEVLEQPE, encoded by the coding sequence ATGCTTGAGCTCATTCAAACCTGGGCCCAGCGACCGAACTTCATTGTGTTCGTGATCTTGTTCTTATGGGGGGTGTACATCATGGCCGTACACCCCAACCTGGTGAAAAAGCTCATTGGCCTGTACATCGTCCAAACCAGTGCCGTGTTTTTCTTGGTGGCCTTTAGTGCCAAGGATGGAGCAACGGTACCGGTGCTTGACGCGAAAAGCGCTGCGCAAGCTGCCATTGATGTGGGCGCCTATGCCAATCCGCTTCCCCATGTGCTCACAGTGACCGCCATCGTGGTGCAGGTGGCCACCTTAGGCGTGTCCTTGGCCTTGGTAACCGGCATCTATAGGCGCTTTGGCAGCCTGGATGAGCAAGAGGTTTTGGAGCAGCCAGAGTGA
- a CDS encoding DUF4040 domain-containing protein: MTLEIPLLVLLVMTAAGALMVKDLISAVFILGSYSFTLALVWASLGAVDVAFVEAVVGAGLATVFFLLTLFNAAEKDTRIRASRMPWITFVSLPALAILLLYGAGDLPAFGDPASPASTHVSPTYIADSLDQTRTPNLVTAVLMDYRALDTLVETMVIFTAGIACVLILRNKP, encoded by the coding sequence ATGACCCTGGAGATCCCCCTACTGGTTTTGCTGGTGATGACGGCTGCTGGCGCACTGATGGTCAAGGACCTGATCTCGGCCGTGTTTATTTTGGGCTCCTACAGCTTCACCCTGGCCTTGGTCTGGGCTTCGTTGGGCGCGGTGGATGTGGCTTTTGTAGAAGCCGTAGTCGGGGCTGGTCTCGCCACGGTGTTCTTCTTACTCACCCTATTTAACGCCGCCGAAAAGGACACCCGCATTCGGGCCTCGCGCATGCCCTGGATCACCTTTGTGAGCTTACCGGCGCTGGCCATCTTGCTGCTCTATGGAGCCGGTGATCTGCCCGCCTTTGGCGACCCGGCATCGCCTGCCAGCACCCATGTGTCGCCCACATATATTGCCGACAGCTTGGACCAAACCCGCACCCCGAACCTGGTGACGGCGGTGCTCATGGACTACCGCGCCCTGGATACCTTGGTCGAGACCATGGTGATTTTTACCGCCGGTATTGCCTGCGTGCTCATCCTACGGAACAAGCCATGA
- the mnhG gene encoding monovalent cation/H(+) antiporter subunit G produces the protein MTVLAVILMLAGLFFLVVGSIGMLRLPDVFSRVHALSLTDSLGAALVLLGLAVYEGFNQNFLKILVVLGLVYLLNPVISHATIRAAYRSGARPTPKDPS, from the coding sequence ATGACGGTGCTCGCGGTGATTTTGATGCTGGCGGGGCTGTTCTTTTTGGTGGTGGGGTCCATCGGGATGCTGCGCTTACCCGACGTATTCTCCAGGGTGCATGCACTCTCACTCACCGATTCTCTGGGCGCGGCTCTGGTGCTCTTGGGCTTGGCCGTTTATGAGGGCTTCAACCAGAACTTTCTCAAGATTTTGGTGGTGCTGGGCCTGGTTTATTTGCTCAACCCCGTGATTTCGCATGCCACTATTCGGGCTGCGTATCGCTCCGGGGCCCGGCCTACACCAAAGGACCCCTCATGA
- a CDS encoding Na+/H+ antiporter subunit E, whose amino-acid sequence MKILATLALFLLWLALSTSLHPLHLLAGATFSVGIVWLNGIGKAPARPVNLRQALLFIPWLLGKILKSGLQVSWLILHPKLPIAPRLIEQPVSFKGKAELVTMGNSITLTPGTITVEIDPHTMVVHALDASAAQGILDGELQTRVARIFPQAETSA is encoded by the coding sequence GTGAAAATCCTGGCGACACTAGCTTTATTCCTGCTTTGGCTGGCGCTTTCTACCTCTTTGCACCCGCTGCACCTACTGGCCGGCGCCACCTTCTCTGTAGGCATCGTTTGGCTCAATGGCATTGGCAAAGCCCCGGCGCGGCCGGTCAACCTCAGGCAAGCCCTGCTCTTCATCCCGTGGCTACTGGGCAAGATTCTCAAGAGCGGCCTGCAGGTGAGCTGGTTGATATTGCATCCCAAGCTCCCCATCGCGCCGCGTCTTATCGAGCAGCCTGTGAGCTTCAAGGGCAAAGCGGAGCTGGTCACCATGGGCAATTCCATCACCCTGACGCCGGGCACCATCACAGTGGAGATTGACCCGCACACCATGGTGGTCCATGCCCTGGATGCCAGCGCGGCGCAAGGCATCCTCGATGGGGAGCTGCAAACACGCGTGGCGCGGATATTTCCCCAGGCCGAGACCTCTGCATGA
- a CDS encoding DUF2309 domain-containing protein, whose amino-acid sequence MTASALHTQIEEALAPVSPFWPMKGYVSHNPLQGLEHLPFDTAFDQGQKLFGARGYLPTQEYRELYSAGRIQATSLERAMIRLAPKLEGSIQAGKRLIHSAEVLQATVVHGIRPLEPKLLDWEFASGRAYQAGPQQPQREDLRELWQAVLSSLKLDDPQTHPEAATNTTDVAVELPQHQLLSDWLDQLCSSSVVADIDAQVIKWLSAFVDEGMASWEMPAKAGGFFAAWKALAQYDSSAALMGIKGSQSKIAQLPDDPHQAILQAFKQLQIPASRWLEYLSRAFAQLPGWTGLVRWRGLNPEDPIQNAYPIDPVQYLAVRMFYEVELVAVAARRHLGCAGTLAEISAAIQSRGLARSQIPGPNTAQVCAQAWRLFQLAQCLDLSPATIRALNQAEAETLLGWMDAFPEEQHQAVWLEAYEDSYRCGLLRKIAEKKASTPEVEGRPLAQAAFCIDVRSEPFRRHFEATGQVQTFGYAGFFGIPISHRGYDTEESLPLCPVLLTPGQASVELPRGGQEDALQDYAAGTRWRELGQHLFHDLKHNPIAAFLLVDVLGLLFSLGLLGKTLFGGAFAGLQSALSGFFAPTVATQIDPSEQAQSQPVGGRPITLPQGFSIAQQADFVAGGLRTIGLIENFGRFVVLCGHGSTTDNNPYSAALDCGACGGRHGDPNARAFAAMGNNPEVRQALAERGLQIPQDTWFLAAKHNTTTDRVEFYDLCELPASHQPDLHKLEQQLAQGGRQQAWERVQRIPDSPKGLNAEQAWEHVKTRSADWASTRPEWGLSGNAAFIIGRRALTQGIDLEGRCFLHSYDPAIDPQGEILEKIMTAPLVVGEWINMQYYTSATDPWKYGSGSKVIHNIVAGIGVMYGAQSDLATGLPLQTVNDGPEHFHEPMRLLALIEASPDIITGIIAKHAVLQQFFHNGWVNLVAVDSSNWTFQRYNTAGEWEAITL is encoded by the coding sequence ATGACCGCAAGCGCTCTGCACACCCAGATTGAGGAAGCCTTAGCGCCAGTCTCACCCTTCTGGCCGATGAAAGGGTATGTGTCGCATAACCCATTGCAGGGCTTGGAGCATCTCCCCTTCGATACCGCCTTTGATCAGGGGCAGAAGTTATTCGGGGCACGCGGCTATTTACCCACGCAGGAATATCGCGAGCTGTACAGCGCCGGGCGTATCCAGGCCACCAGCCTAGAAAGGGCCATGATCCGGCTTGCCCCCAAGCTTGAAGGGAGCATTCAGGCCGGCAAGCGGCTCATTCATTCGGCCGAGGTTCTCCAGGCCACAGTGGTCCATGGCATTCGCCCCTTAGAGCCCAAACTGCTGGACTGGGAATTTGCCTCTGGGCGGGCCTATCAAGCAGGCCCTCAGCAGCCTCAGCGTGAAGACCTACGCGAGCTCTGGCAGGCCGTACTGTCCAGCTTAAAACTCGACGACCCGCAAACCCATCCCGAAGCCGCCACCAACACAACCGATGTGGCGGTGGAGCTACCCCAACATCAATTGCTCAGCGACTGGCTGGACCAGCTCTGCTCAAGCAGCGTAGTTGCAGACATTGATGCCCAGGTCATCAAATGGCTGTCGGCCTTCGTGGATGAAGGCATGGCCAGTTGGGAAATGCCGGCCAAAGCAGGGGGATTTTTTGCCGCCTGGAAGGCCTTGGCGCAATACGATTCCAGCGCGGCGCTGATGGGGATCAAAGGCAGTCAGTCCAAGATTGCGCAGCTCCCAGATGACCCGCACCAGGCTATTTTGCAGGCCTTTAAGCAACTACAAATTCCGGCATCACGCTGGTTGGAATATTTAAGCCGAGCTTTTGCCCAGCTGCCTGGCTGGACGGGTTTGGTTCGCTGGCGGGGTCTCAACCCCGAAGACCCCATTCAAAACGCCTACCCCATCGACCCCGTGCAGTACCTTGCGGTACGAATGTTCTACGAGGTGGAACTGGTCGCCGTGGCGGCACGACGCCACTTGGGCTGCGCGGGCACCTTGGCCGAGATCAGTGCGGCCATCCAGTCCCGGGGCTTGGCCCGCAGCCAGATACCCGGCCCCAATACGGCCCAGGTATGCGCCCAAGCCTGGCGGCTCTTCCAGCTCGCCCAATGTCTGGATCTTTCTCCCGCGACCATCAGAGCACTCAACCAGGCCGAAGCGGAGACGCTATTGGGCTGGATGGATGCCTTTCCGGAGGAGCAGCACCAGGCGGTCTGGCTGGAGGCCTATGAAGACTCCTATCGCTGCGGCTTGCTGCGCAAAATCGCCGAGAAAAAAGCCTCTACTCCAGAAGTAGAAGGGCGCCCCCTGGCTCAAGCGGCCTTTTGCATTGACGTGCGCTCTGAGCCTTTCCGCCGCCATTTCGAAGCCACGGGTCAGGTGCAAACCTTCGGCTACGCCGGCTTCTTTGGAATACCCATCAGCCACCGTGGGTACGACACCGAAGAGTCCCTCCCCCTGTGCCCGGTGCTGCTCACCCCCGGCCAGGCCTCGGTGGAGCTACCGCGTGGGGGTCAGGAGGATGCTCTCCAAGACTACGCTGCGGGAACACGCTGGCGCGAGCTGGGCCAGCACTTATTCCATGACTTAAAGCACAACCCCATTGCCGCCTTTTTGCTGGTGGATGTACTGGGCTTGCTCTTTAGCCTGGGTCTGCTGGGCAAGACCCTTTTCGGTGGAGCTTTTGCAGGGCTGCAATCGGCTTTGAGCGGTTTCTTTGCCCCCACTGTGGCCACCCAGATCGACCCCTCGGAGCAAGCCCAGTCCCAGCCCGTGGGCGGCCGGCCTATTACTCTGCCCCAGGGTTTTAGCATTGCCCAACAAGCCGACTTTGTTGCCGGCGGGCTACGCACCATTGGCCTGATAGAGAACTTTGGGCGCTTTGTGGTGCTCTGCGGGCACGGCAGCACCACCGATAATAATCCCTACTCCGCTGCTCTGGATTGCGGTGCCTGTGGAGGCCGGCATGGGGATCCCAATGCCCGCGCTTTTGCGGCCATGGGCAACAACCCTGAGGTGCGCCAGGCACTGGCCGAACGCGGCCTGCAGATCCCTCAAGACACCTGGTTTTTAGCCGCCAAACACAACACCACCACCGACCGTGTTGAGTTTTACGATTTGTGTGAGCTACCCGCCTCCCATCAACCCGACCTTCACAAGCTGGAGCAACAGCTCGCCCAGGGCGGCCGGCAACAAGCCTGGGAACGCGTCCAACGCATCCCCGACAGCCCCAAAGGGCTCAATGCCGAGCAGGCCTGGGAGCACGTCAAAACCCGCAGCGCCGACTGGGCCAGCACCCGCCCGGAATGGGGCTTGTCCGGCAATGCCGCCTTTATCATCGGGCGCCGTGCGCTGACCCAAGGTATCGATTTAGAAGGCCGCTGCTTTCTGCACTCCTATGATCCAGCCATCGACCCTCAGGGTGAGATCTTAGAAAAGATCATGACCGCACCCTTGGTGGTGGGCGAGTGGATCAACATGCAGTACTACACCTCGGCCACCGATCCTTGGAAGTACGGCAGCGGCTCCAAGGTCATTCACAACATCGTGGCCGGAATTGGGGTGATGTATGGGGCCCAAAGCGATTTGGCCACCGGCTTGCCCTTACAAACCGTGAACGATGGGCCCGAGCATTTTCATGAACCCATGCGCTTGCTGGCGCTGATCGAAGCCTCGCCAGACATCATCACGGGCATTATTGCCAAGCATGCGGTGCTGCAGCAGTTCTTCCACAATGGCTGGGTAAACCTGGTAGCTGTGGACTCCTCCAACTGGACCTTCCAGCGCTACAACACGGCTGGGGAATGGGAGGCCATCACCCTGTGA
- a CDS encoding SulP family inorganic anion transporter, with translation MSAAHTPVPRGNLAGLKSNFKADALSGFLVFLIALPLCLAISLACGYPAIAGVFTAIIGGILSAFISNSELTIKGPAAGLIVVALGCVTGFGYTAGADPAADLQAYRMALGVGVVAGVVQILFGLFRAGVLGALFPTAAVHGLLASIGVIVISTQVPIALGVSASGAPLERLAAFPQYFAQMNPVIALIGGISLFIMFCFPLIKNPKLKLVPAPMLVLLVAVPMGVYFDIGAAGSYTLGDAVHTLGPQFLVDVPDNMFTALVFPDFSGVLTSVGIQYVIMFSLIGSLESLLSAKAVDQIDPWRRKTDADRDLLAVGVGNTAAAFVGGLPMISEIVRSKANIDNGARTRFANLFHGVFLLLFVALVPSLIDRIPLAALAAMLVFTGFRLASPQEFIHMWKVGPEQLIIFVSTIIGVLATDLLMGIGIGIAVKVAIHVLNGVGVSALIRTSADISTDAAGVARIKVHDAALFSTWIGLKRRIDQQTAKKVVVDLSDTRFVDHTVMASLDELQTEFADSDRELAIVGLEHHRPFSAHPLAARKQSS, from the coding sequence ATGAGCGCAGCACATACCCCGGTTCCTAGGGGCAACCTCGCTGGGCTGAAGTCCAACTTCAAAGCCGATGCCCTCTCGGGCTTTTTGGTGTTTTTGATCGCCCTGCCCCTGTGTCTGGCCATTTCACTGGCCTGCGGTTATCCGGCCATTGCCGGGGTTTTTACCGCCATTATTGGCGGCATTCTCTCCGCCTTTATCAGCAATTCAGAGCTCACCATCAAAGGGCCGGCTGCAGGACTAATCGTGGTGGCCCTGGGTTGTGTCACTGGCTTTGGCTACACCGCCGGCGCAGACCCGGCTGCGGATTTACAAGCCTACCGAATGGCCTTGGGCGTGGGGGTCGTCGCGGGCGTGGTGCAGATCCTCTTCGGTCTGTTCCGCGCAGGCGTCTTGGGCGCCTTGTTCCCCACAGCAGCGGTCCATGGTTTGCTGGCCTCAATCGGGGTCATTGTCATCTCCACCCAGGTGCCCATCGCCCTGGGGGTAAGCGCCTCGGGAGCGCCCTTGGAACGGCTGGCAGCCTTTCCGCAGTACTTCGCCCAAATGAACCCGGTCATCGCTCTCATCGGCGGTATCAGCCTGTTCATCATGTTCTGCTTCCCGCTCATTAAAAACCCCAAGCTCAAGCTGGTACCGGCACCCATGCTGGTGCTGTTGGTTGCGGTGCCTATGGGCGTGTACTTCGACATTGGTGCCGCAGGCAGCTACACCCTGGGCGACGCCGTGCATACGCTCGGCCCGCAGTTTTTGGTGGACGTGCCGGACAACATGTTTACCGCCTTGGTCTTCCCGGACTTTTCCGGAGTGTTGACCTCAGTCGGTATCCAGTACGTGATCATGTTCTCCCTGATTGGCAGCCTGGAATCCTTGCTCAGCGCCAAAGCGGTGGATCAAATCGACCCTTGGCGGCGAAAAACGGATGCCGACCGCGACCTGCTCGCGGTGGGTGTGGGCAATACCGCCGCGGCCTTTGTGGGTGGCTTGCCCATGATCTCGGAAATCGTGCGGAGCAAGGCCAATATCGATAACGGCGCCCGTACGCGCTTTGCCAACCTCTTCCATGGGGTGTTTTTGCTGCTTTTTGTGGCCCTGGTTCCCTCCCTGATCGACCGCATTCCACTGGCGGCACTGGCTGCCATGTTGGTGTTCACCGGCTTTAGGCTGGCGTCGCCCCAAGAGTTCATCCACATGTGGAAGGTGGGACCAGAGCAACTGATTATTTTTGTCTCCACCATCATCGGGGTGCTCGCTACGGACTTGCTGATGGGCATCGGTATTGGCATTGCGGTGAAGGTCGCCATTCATGTGCTCAATGGCGTGGGTGTCTCCGCTTTAATCCGTACCTCAGCCGACATCAGCACAGACGCTGCCGGCGTGGCCCGTATCAAAGTGCATGACGCTGCCTTGTTTAGTACCTGGATCGGGCTGAAACGCCGCATCGACCAGCAAACAGCGAAGAAGGTGGTGGTGGACCTGTCGGATACGCGCTTTGTTGACCATACCGTGATGGCCAGTCTGGACGAACTGCAAACCGAGTTCGCTGATAGCGACCGAGAATTAGCCATCGTCGGTCTGGAGCATCATCGGCCCTTCTCCGCGCATCCACTCGCAGCCCGCAAGCAGTCGAGCTAA
- a CDS encoding LysR family transcriptional regulator: MDLNLFRAFDSIYRSGSLTEAAKELHITQPAVSNSLARLREHFHDPLFERHGRGIQPTSLAHEIANDIAGALLTLQSTAKRGQTFDKETSHRKFVLSLLEPLELPLLPELVRQLRSEAPNVRLQSLRIGRDDLVRHLSSGDVDIVVDVPQRVAAGIANEPILTDEMCVVMRKGHAASKTTWGIEAYLQAMHIAVSRRNHGSVYEDFELERLGHYRDVVLRGNSYHSACHIAARTDLILTLPRFLARHYQALMPLHCRRVPFRLPPVSVMMYWHRSQERDTAHNWLRQQLRRQADKVAQSWPQD; this comes from the coding sequence ATGGATCTCAATCTGTTTCGCGCTTTCGACTCCATCTATCGCTCTGGGTCCCTGACAGAAGCGGCGAAGGAGCTGCACATCACCCAACCGGCTGTGAGTAACTCACTGGCGCGTTTGAGAGAACACTTCCATGACCCCTTGTTCGAAAGGCATGGGCGTGGCATTCAACCCACATCGCTCGCTCATGAAATAGCGAACGATATCGCCGGGGCTTTACTGACCCTTCAAAGCACTGCCAAGCGGGGGCAAACATTTGATAAAGAAACTTCACATCGAAAGTTTGTGTTGAGCCTTCTGGAGCCTCTAGAGCTACCGCTCCTGCCAGAGCTCGTGCGTCAGCTAAGGTCTGAAGCACCGAACGTAAGGCTGCAAAGTCTACGCATAGGTCGCGACGACCTGGTCCGACACTTATCCAGCGGCGATGTAGACATTGTTGTCGATGTCCCTCAGCGGGTCGCTGCAGGCATTGCCAACGAACCCATCCTCACGGACGAAATGTGCGTGGTGATGAGGAAAGGCCATGCAGCATCAAAAACAACATGGGGGATTGAGGCCTACCTTCAGGCCATGCACATTGCTGTTTCTAGGCGGAACCATGGCAGCGTCTACGAAGACTTCGAGCTTGAACGGCTTGGCCACTATCGAGATGTCGTTTTAAGAGGCAATAGCTATCACTCTGCCTGCCACATTGCCGCGAGAACAGATCTGATTCTCACCCTCCCACGCTTTTTGGCCCGGCACTATCAAGCGTTAATGCCGCTACATTGCCGGCGTGTCCCTTTTCGGCTGCCCCCAGTTAGCGTGATGATGTATTGGCACAGGAGCCAAGAACGAGATACTGCTCACAACTGGCTAAGACAACAACTGCGACGCCAAGCTGACAAAGTCGCTCAAAGCTGGCCGCAAGACTAA